The DNA window ttttaggactgcattatccttaacaAATAAaggatgtgcaaatccggcgtcaaactgggccttgtttgtaaaacaagcatcttcgaaaaaaaagtgaagtgacattcagccaagtatggtgacccatactcagaatttgtgctctgcatttaacccatccgaaatgcacacacacagagcagtgaacacacactgtgcgcacacacccggagcagtgggcagccatttatgctgcggcgcccggggagcagttgggggttcgatgccttgctcaagggcacctaagtcgtggtattgaaggtggagagagaactgtacatgcactacccccacccacaattccgtccggcccgagactagaacccacaacccttcgattgggagtccaaccctctaaccattaggccacgacttcccccaggAAATTGTTCCccagaaatgcagggaacaaacaaaaacacttgcacaactccgatgctctgtaaaaataaactccatccactggtcccttaatgctgttttttttggtaatctgtgcagggttgtcttgccctggcaaccaaaaacacactccttttgtgacatttcccgacgctctcactctgatcaatgaattgtcatgattctgccctcgtgtccttgatttttcctagtcttgaggcaggatcatgacagacccatgttttgtgtacaagcgcatggccttgtctttgggccatgtgcttgtgttgtctcgttcccttgccccgccccgccccccttgttaacctagtcgtgtcttgattgtcctatctgtaacacctgtcgtgtcttgattagtacccctatttagatctcctagtgtgctctgtcttgcgtcggttcattgtcattgagatttgtacctgtgattgagattgtatcctgtatagccgtgagtgttatttgtagttagtgttctcctgtcttgagtctttgtttgccttgtttattgagttttgtagaattatttagtgtctaccctagcccttgttttccccctcgtgggttttgttttttccctttttgtaataaaccctttgtttgagaatccctgtctgcacctgagttcctcccttaccaatacctgacatgaatgcctgtgctctctcagtgctctgctatacgggagcgcgcgctcttccggcagtacagaagtgcccttataaggaaattccgctccatctaacgccacacagagccatactcgaaaaaaactttccgaaacttgtgacaaaccggaaggagtatttttggaacaaaaataccccttcaaacatacaacttgatttttgaaactttgtccatgtttagcatgggaatccaactctttaacagtgtaaaaaactcagtatgcatgaaatagcatttcaccccccctttaaggtgtCCAAGTATTCATGTTTTCaggcaaaatcttttttttttttttacttgatagtTACACCACTAaacgatttatatatatatatatatatatatatatatacacatacaagaTTCAAACTTTTTATTCGTCACACataattatatagagcatatataataAAACCTCTGCTATCAATCTGTTATTCATCTCAATAACTTTTTTGAGCCAATCATCTGCActgtaaatgtcatgtgactcACTTTGGAGCCGCAACAAAATGACACCATGACCTTTGACACTATCAGAGATGAAACTGAACAGAGAATCTGCTTGGGTTTCTAAACATTTACACGCTGAACCCTTTGCGAGAGCCGACAGAAACCTCTGCTCCATGGCAGGTACTTCCTGAACTTCTTTCTTCCGAAGATGTGGACAAGTGGATTCAGACAGCAGTGGGAATATGCTAGAATGTGAGTGGAGCAGTAGATGTTCTCCCAAACACTCTCCCTAAACACAAAAACACCTAAAGACCTCAAGgacaagaggaagaggaagatgttaTACGGTGCCAAGCAGATGAAGAATCCCACTGCGATGCTTAGGATGGTGCAAACGGCATTGTTTCTGCTTCGGATGCGACTCTGAAGGATGGAAAAACCCATCCATGTGTAGCAGAACACAATAACCAGGAATGGCAGCAGGAAAAACAGAATTATCTGAGTGAAATATCCATAGACCTCCACAAACACTGAGTTATTGGTGGGAACACAATATACACCATCAGGTCCATCCACAGTCCCAGAGAAGATCATTTCAGGCAGACTGAAGACCACAGAGATCAACCAAGCCACAGCAGATGAGATGTGCATGTAAATTCTGCGATTCCCTACAGATGAAGCGAACACCGGATACACCACCGCCACGTATCGATGGACTGTCATGACTGTGAGGAACATCATGTAGCTGAACAGGCCCAAAAACATACTCCAGGTGAACAGCTTACAGGCCAGATATCCAAATATCCATCCCCAAATATGACTGATTGTCCAGGGAATCAATGTGAAGGAGAAGATGAGGTCGGACACTGTCAGATGGAGGAGTAAACAATCAGCAGAGCTGCTCAAACCCACTTTCTTCAAGACCACCCAAAGCAAAAAGCTGTTTCTGGGTAGACTGATGCAGATGATGAGACTGCAGCAAATGGCACTCATTATCCTAAGTGAAAGATTCTCCTCCTCAAATGTCACCAAAGGATAATATTCCTCATATATGTGGTTGAAGTCATAATCATAACTGATATTGAAGACCTCCTGCGTAGTATCTCCATGCATTATATCGTCTGTAGAAACACACAGATTGAATAATGTCAAAAAATTATGCATAAAGATCGTATAAGGGCACTAGTCAAGTCTACTTTTGAAATTcaaaagtaaaataagtaaataaatgtaaataaaataaaggttccaaaaattaGTTTTTGTATTGAAGCAAGCCAAGAACAATTTTTGTtccccaaaaaaaacatttagtgaacagagcttaaaagaaccattataaatatttttttgagcttgaagaagattttaataatttaaagaacattttttccacagtaaagaaccttttgtacaATGGAATGTTTCCATAgatattaaaggttcttcaatgccaataaataaaatttatttttaagagtgtatttagTCACTGTATTCATGCATAATTTATGTAAcactaaataataacattttgaataatttttacaCAATTCTTTGACATAAAACGATTATACATAATGAACTAAAACACCATAAACTGACCACTATGACACAAATCCTAATCTTTTGTAGACATGCAATggttttgtgtgaggaacagaaagTAAACACAGAAAATTGCAAACCTattcctttttttgttgttgttgttgttggaatgATCAGAAATGAGAATTGCATGCATGCATACCACAAACAGAGAAGGAAAGAAATATGCAATGTAAGAAATACCTTGGTTGATCTGGCGGTTTGTTTCTTCAATTATCAGTGTTGTCTCCCCTAGAGACACTGAAGAATCTGTCTGCTTTCAGTAACATAAATGTCCAGCCCACATATTTACATAAAACATGTTAACACACATTTTCGTTTAACAGATACATTCatcttaaaatcattaaacaaaataGAAATACAATTTTCCAATATAaattctaatactaatactaataatacagaATGCAGTAATAATCAGGAAAGCTGAAGTTTTGCTTGAAATTTTTACAGTcccatatatacatttatatatatttatatatatatatacagtatacacacacacacacacacaccttttttgttgttacatgaattaaaaaattacaaatattcgtgatatatataaaatatcatcaATATACTTTTAGGTGGGAAACAAGATTTTCTAAAAATAGAATGTAACTGACTGttccaattaaaatgtttttctaggACTACATAAATTCATCATGTTTACGGTCtcaatttttacagtgttttcagTATGTTCAGCTCACTGACATTTGTTTGTTGCACTTCACAATTTTCTCGAGCTCCTTCATTCATGTACGGATGAATCCTGGAGTCGCTGGGATCTGTTGGTCCTCTGTCGAGCCCCGACTGCCTGAGTTCAGGCGAGCAGAACAATAAACTTGACAAGAGATTTCTGTACTTCCCTCTGAGAATATACAGCGCCGGGTTTATGCAGCAGTGGGAAAACGCCAGAATCCTGCAGATGATAAATGCAATATGCAGCTGATAATGTTCACAGGGATCAAAGCCATAGATGGACATCAACACAATGATGATATGATACGGCCCCCAGCATATGAAGAAAGCGATAACAATGCACAGCACCAGAATCACAGTTTTGTATTTCTGCCTGGTCGATGTTGACATGAGGGTCAAAATTATTTTGGTGTAACAGAAAACAATGATGGCAAACGGTACAAGAAACAGCAGAATGAGCTGAGCGTAATATCCGACATTGTCATTAACTGTATTGGGACTTTGACATGAGTATATGTTGATATGTACATCTTCTGCCTTTGCGGCTATTGAATCTCTCAGACAAGCAATCAAACTTATGATCCATGCACCAATGCAGGCGGCCTTTGAACATTTGAGCCTTCGACTCCGTGTAAACCAGTAACTTCTGACCACTACCACAACAAAACGGTCGAGGGTCATCGCGGTGAGAAGGATGAGGCTTCCATAGATGCCTACGAAATAGGCCCCGGTCATGATCTTACAGGCAACATCTCCAAAGACCCAGTGATGAAGAAGCTCCACGCACCAGAAAGGCAATGTGAGTGTGAACAGAAGGTCGAAAAGAGCCAAACAGAACATGAAAAGGTTGGTGGCCCTGTTCAGGTCTTCGTAGCAGGTGAGAGCAAACACGAGGAGGCCATTTCCCAGCATGCTGAGGCAGAAGATTGTGGCGTAGCACACGCCGGTCGTTTTTTCATAGTTATCGACCTCACACATTCGGATTAACCCCTCGTCTGAGTCATTATCATAGGTGTTGTTTGAGTTGAACTCCATCTAGCATAaacaaaaattagcattttaaagtACTTTCTAATGCAATTTCTGATATTTGAATGATGTAGAAAATAACAACTATTGCATTTTGCATCTTCAGTACAGTATACACCATAGTATACAGAATAGAGTACAGCATGTAGCAAGAATGGAATGCTTACCTTAAGGTCACGGTTGACCGTGTTGTAGAACTGCTTAAGGAAAATAGTCTAAGTGACAAAAGAAATCACACTTCTGTAAGTGTTGTCATTTCC is part of the Carassius auratus strain Wakin chromosome 27, ASM336829v1, whole genome shotgun sequence genome and encodes:
- the LOC113045360 gene encoding chemokine XC receptor 1-like, producing MEFNSNNTYDNDSDEGLIRMCEVDNYEKTTGVCYATIFCLSMLGNGLLVFALTCYEDLNRATNLFMFCLALFDLLFTLTLPFWCVELLHHWVFGDVACKIMTGAYFVGIYGSLILLTAMTLDRFVVVVVRSYWFTRSRRLKCSKAACIGAWIISLIACLRDSIAAKAEDVHINIYSCQSPNTVNDNVGYYAQLILLFLVPFAIIVFCYTKIILTLMSTSTRQKYKTVILVLCIVIAFFICWGPYHIIIVLMSIYGFDPCEHYQLHIAFIICRILAFSHCCINPALYILRGKYRNLLSSLLFCSPELRQSGLDRGPTDPSDSRIHPYMNEGARENCEVQQTNTI
- the LOC113046254 gene encoding chemokine XC receptor 1-like; this translates as MHGDTTQEVFNISYDYDFNHIYEEYYPLVTFEEENLSLRIMSAICCSLIICISLPRNSFLLWVVLKKVGLSSSADCLLLHLTVSDLIFSFTLIPWTISHIWGWIFGYLACKLFTWSMFLGLFSYMMFLTVMTVHRYVAVVYPVFASSVGNRRIYMHISSAVAWLISVVFSLPEMIFSGTVDGPDGVYCVPTNNSVFVEVYGYFTQIILFFLLPFLVIVFCYTWMGFSILQSRIRSRNNAVCTILSIAVGFFICLAPYNIFLFLLSLRSLGVFVFRESVWENIYCSTHILAYSHCCLNPLVHIFGRKKFRKYLPWSRGFCRLSQRVQRVNV